The following are encoded in a window of Fusarium verticillioides 7600 chromosome 6, whole genome shotgun sequence genomic DNA:
- a CDS encoding gluconate 5-dehydrogenase has translation MSRQFLRLGSRSFLAPSLRLTTPFVKNSCVSTSSQLRTFTSSNRKDFQCTIRTMSGTQPASGGEHRDFSRDALFDLSGKVALVTGGGSGIGLMATQALAVNGAKVYITGRTKEKLDTVVEKYGKDIAGEIIPIQADVGNKEGIQKLYEEYSSRENCLCILVNNAGISSNSFQVEADSAQEMKENLFDNKDATFEDWNSTYNTNVTGLYFTTAAFLPLLQKSSEKHQGWSSTVINISSISGLIQKSQHHFAYNASKGAAVHLTRMLAAEIVSNKLKIRVNGIAPGVFPSEMTTDGSDEAQKSFIPKEKYAEKVPAGRAGKDQDMAATVLFFATNQYLVGQTVAVDGGYTIAAGQ, from the exons ATGTCCAGGCAGTTTCTTAGACTTGGCTCCAGAAGCTTTCTTGCACCTTCACTTCGACTCACGACTCCTTTTGTTAAGAACTCTTGTGTCTCAACTTCAAGTCAACTACGAACCTTTACCTCAAGCAACAGAAAGGACTTTCAGTGCACTATACGAACAATGTCAGGAACACAACCAGCAAGTGGTGGTGAGCACCGAGACTTTTCTCGCGATGCTCTGTTTGATCTCTCGGGCAAGGTTGCTCTCGTGACAG GTGGTGGCTCTGGTATCGGTCTCATGGCCACTCAAGCCCTCGCCGTCAACGGCGCAAAGGTCTACATCACCGGTCGCacaaaggagaagctcgacaCCGTCGTTGAGAAGTACGGCAAGGACATCGCCGGCGAGATCATCCCCATCCAAGCCGACGTCGGCAACAAGGAGGGTATCCAGAAGCTCTATGAGGAGTACTCCTCTCGCGAGAACTGCCTTTgcattctcgtcaacaacgcTGGTATCTCGAGCAACTCGTTCCAGGTCGAGGCCGATTCTGcgcaggagatgaaggagaaccTCTTCGACAACAAGGATGCTACCTTTGAGGACTGGAACTCGACGTACAACACCAACGTCACGGGCTTGTACTTCACCACCGCTGCTTTCTTGCCTCTCTTGCAGAAGAGCAGTGAGAAGCACCAAGGCTGGAGCTCAAcagtcatcaacatcagctcCATCAGCGGTCTTATCCAGAAGTCTCAGCACCACTTTGCCTACAACGCCTCCAAGGGTGCAGCCGTGCATCTCACACGCATGCTCGCCGCCGAGATTGTGagcaacaagctcaagatccgCGTCAACGGTATCGCCCCTGGTGTCTTCCCCTCTGAGATGACCACCGATGGCAGCGACGAGGCgcagaagagcttcatccCCAAGGAGAAGTATGCTGAGAAGGTTCCCGCTGGACGGGCTGGCAAGGATCAGGATATGGCTGCTACAGTGCTGTTCTTTGCTACGAACCAGTACTTGGTAGGACAgactgttgctgttgatggtggctACACTATTGCCGCTGGTCAGTAA